The following proteins are encoded in a genomic region of Mycolicibacterium rutilum:
- a CDS encoding universal stress protein encodes MTTHPNGILVGVDGSTDSEAAIRWATRQAILHEQPVVLLHAIPPVVVTWPVAYLEASYLDSQEAAAAEVLANAQKLVQSASGDAAPPTVKTEVVHAGAPSAMVGASRGAYMTVCGTRGLGAIGRALLGSTSGGLLHHGHGPIAVVHADDTVDDTAPVLVGVDGSPASEDATALAFDEASRRGVDLVALHAWSDVVYPALGMDWQGYEEEGREVLAQRLAGWQERYPDVRVQRRVVCDQPARWLVDLSDQAQLVVLGSHGRGGFAGLVLGSVASRVAQSAKAPTIVARPR; translated from the coding sequence ATGACCACCCATCCGAACGGAATCCTCGTCGGTGTCGACGGTTCGACGGACTCCGAGGCCGCGATCCGCTGGGCCACCCGCCAGGCGATCCTGCACGAGCAGCCGGTCGTGCTGCTGCACGCGATCCCTCCGGTGGTGGTGACCTGGCCGGTGGCCTACCTGGAGGCCAGCTATCTCGACTCGCAGGAAGCCGCCGCCGCCGAAGTGCTCGCCAACGCGCAGAAGCTCGTGCAGTCGGCGTCCGGCGACGCGGCGCCGCCGACGGTCAAGACCGAGGTGGTGCACGCGGGAGCGCCGTCGGCGATGGTCGGCGCTTCGCGCGGGGCATACATGACCGTCTGCGGCACCCGAGGTCTCGGTGCGATCGGCCGCGCCCTGCTCGGCTCGACGAGCGGCGGGCTGCTGCACCACGGGCACGGGCCGATCGCGGTCGTGCACGCCGACGACACCGTTGACGACACCGCCCCCGTGCTCGTGGGCGTCGACGGCTCGCCCGCGTCCGAGGACGCCACGGCACTGGCTTTCGACGAAGCCTCCCGCCGCGGCGTCGATCTCGTTGCGCTGCATGCCTGGAGCGACGTGGTCTACCCGGCGCTCGGGATGGACTGGCAGGGCTACGAGGAGGAAGGCCGGGAGGTGTTGGCACAACGGCTGGCCGGCTGGCAGGAGCGCTACCCCGACGTCCGCGTGCAGCGGCGCGTGGTCTGCGATCAGCCGGCCCGCTGGCTCGTCGACCTCTCCGATCAGGCCCAGCTCGTCGTGCTCGGCAGCCACGGCCGGGGCGGGTTCGCCGGGCTGGTGCTCGGCTCTGTCGCCTCCCGCGTGGCCCAGTCGGCCAAGGCGCCGACGATCGTGGCCCGGCCCCGCTGA
- a CDS encoding TetR/AcrR family transcriptional regulator gives MAQSTNVAPRRPANGKQVRADRTRASVIDETVRCVLEEGFAAASAKHITERAGVTWGVVQYHFGDRDGLLMAVVDDGFNHLVACLGDLQARITDLTGRARTAAVINAVADAFLSPTSVAALEILIATRTGRADVDQRHLADLFSLLTRLGRYVAEGLDATHADAVGNLIWTTLMGAMVAGMAVEQPIDVSRELRALIDVVSTYVEVQLDGR, from the coding sequence ATGGCCCAGTCGACCAACGTCGCTCCGCGCCGCCCGGCCAACGGCAAACAGGTCCGGGCGGACCGCACCCGCGCGTCGGTCATCGACGAGACGGTGCGCTGCGTGCTGGAGGAGGGGTTCGCTGCGGCCAGCGCCAAGCACATCACCGAACGCGCAGGTGTCACATGGGGAGTGGTCCAGTACCACTTCGGCGACCGGGACGGGTTGCTGATGGCCGTCGTCGACGACGGCTTCAACCATCTGGTCGCGTGCCTGGGTGACCTGCAGGCCCGGATCACCGATCTGACCGGACGCGCGCGCACGGCGGCGGTCATCAACGCCGTCGCCGACGCGTTTCTCAGCCCGACTTCGGTTGCGGCGTTGGAGATTCTGATCGCGACGCGGACCGGGCGCGCCGACGTCGACCAGCGGCACCTCGCCGATCTGTTCTCGCTGCTGACCCGGCTGGGCCGCTACGTCGCCGAAGGCCTGGACGCCACCCACGCCGACGCGGTCGGCAACCTCATCTGGACGACGTTGATGGGTGCGATGGTCGCCGGGATGGCCGTGGAGCAGCCGATCGACGTCAGCCGGGAACTGCGCGCGCTGATCGACGTCGTCAGTACCTACGTCGAGGTGCAACTCGACGGGCGCTGA
- a CDS encoding NAD(P)H-dependent amine dehydrogenase family protein: protein MTATPAQPIRVFQVATGNLGTEMIKRIGQHPDLQLVGLHCYTPEKVGRDAGEIVGIGPVGVTATGTVEEIIAAEPDVLTFHGVFPDEDLYVRVLEAGINIVTTADWITGWHRDTNHPHPSGKPVSQLLEDACRRGGSTFYGTGMNPGVNQILGVVCSADVAEIENVTTIESVDVSCHHSRDTWIEVGYGQPVDDPEIPGKLEKYTRVFADSVLMMADCFDLQLDEVKFSYELGACTKDVDLGWYQLPKGSLGGNYIKYQGMVDGVPRVETHLEWQMTPHTDPSWDIKGCYITQIKGDPCIYNKHMIFPKPGVDLSNPEAFASIGMTVTGMPALHAIRSVVAAPPGLITSADLPLRGFAGRFKR, encoded by the coding sequence ATGACCGCAACGCCCGCCCAACCGATCCGCGTCTTTCAGGTCGCGACCGGCAACCTCGGCACCGAGATGATCAAGCGGATCGGCCAACATCCGGACCTGCAACTGGTCGGCCTGCACTGCTACACCCCCGAGAAGGTGGGCCGCGACGCCGGCGAGATCGTCGGGATCGGCCCGGTCGGCGTGACCGCCACCGGCACGGTCGAGGAGATCATTGCCGCCGAACCCGACGTGCTGACGTTCCACGGCGTGTTCCCCGACGAGGATCTCTACGTCCGGGTGCTCGAGGCCGGCATCAACATCGTCACGACTGCCGACTGGATCACCGGCTGGCACCGCGACACCAACCATCCGCACCCGTCGGGCAAGCCCGTGTCCCAGCTCCTCGAGGACGCCTGCCGCAGAGGCGGATCGACGTTCTACGGCACCGGCATGAACCCGGGCGTGAACCAGATCCTGGGTGTGGTGTGCTCGGCCGACGTCGCCGAGATCGAGAACGTCACCACCATCGAGTCGGTCGACGTGTCGTGCCACCACTCGAGGGACACCTGGATCGAGGTCGGCTACGGCCAGCCGGTCGACGACCCCGAGATCCCCGGCAAGCTGGAGAAGTACACCCGGGTGTTCGCCGACAGTGTGCTGATGATGGCCGACTGCTTCGACCTGCAACTCGACGAGGTCAAGTTCAGCTACGAATTGGGCGCCTGCACAAAGGATGTCGACCTCGGCTGGTATCAGCTGCCGAAGGGGTCGCTCGGCGGGAACTACATCAAGTACCAGGGCATGGTCGACGGAGTCCCGCGGGTCGAGACGCATCTGGAGTGGCAGATGACCCCGCACACCGACCCCAGCTGGGACATCAAGGGCTGCTACATCACCCAGATCAAGGGTGACCCGTGTATCTACAACAAGCACATGATCTTCCCCAAGCCGGGCGTCGACCTGTCCAACCCCGAGGCGTTCGCGTCGATCGGCATGACGGTCACGGGAATGCCTGCGCTGCACGCGATCCGGTCGGTGGTCGCCGCGCCGCCCGGGCTGATCACCAGTGCGGACCTGCCGCTGCGCGGGTTCGCGGGCCGCTTCAAGCGGTAG
- a CDS encoding Rieske 2Fe-2S domain-containing protein: MAKPPLSMKPTGWFQVAWSAEVKPGEIRRMTYFDREMICWRTASGEAVVMDAYCEHLGAHLGYGGHVEGEVILCPFHGWQWNSEGRNVCIPYQDRPNRGRRIRSYPVAERNDSIYIWHDIDGRAPYFDAPDIFASFGDDRTAADYYPPMTLYREGLEMHPQYVLENGVDFAHFKFVHKTPIVPVFTRHDFAEPWSYVDFTITFEGDEHQSIDDVKSGVEAINGGLGIAVTKSWGMVDNRTISAITPVDERTSDVRFMVYIGRTPGRDDERAEAKAEQFGAEVIRQFAQDVHIWAHQRYSDPPALATAEYEGFTALRKWATQFYPDGRGGSAADLQSAAPAGTSEKGRPE; encoded by the coding sequence ATGGCCAAACCGCCCTTGTCCATGAAGCCGACCGGATGGTTCCAGGTGGCCTGGTCGGCGGAGGTCAAACCCGGCGAGATCCGGCGGATGACGTACTTCGACCGCGAGATGATCTGCTGGCGCACCGCCTCGGGTGAGGCCGTGGTGATGGATGCCTACTGCGAGCACCTCGGTGCCCATCTCGGGTACGGCGGCCACGTCGAGGGCGAGGTCATCTTGTGCCCGTTCCACGGCTGGCAGTGGAACTCTGAGGGCCGCAACGTCTGCATCCCGTACCAGGACCGGCCGAACCGCGGCAGGCGGATCCGCAGCTATCCGGTCGCCGAGCGGAACGACTCGATCTACATCTGGCACGACATCGACGGCCGCGCACCGTATTTCGATGCGCCCGACATCTTTGCCAGCTTCGGCGACGACCGCACCGCCGCCGATTACTACCCGCCGATGACCCTCTACCGCGAGGGTCTGGAGATGCATCCGCAGTACGTGCTGGAGAACGGCGTCGACTTCGCGCACTTCAAGTTCGTGCACAAGACGCCGATCGTCCCGGTGTTCACCCGGCACGACTTCGCCGAACCGTGGTCCTATGTCGACTTCACGATCACGTTCGAGGGTGACGAGCACCAGTCGATCGACGACGTCAAGAGCGGGGTCGAAGCAATCAACGGTGGACTGGGGATCGCGGTCACCAAGAGTTGGGGCATGGTCGACAACCGGACGATCTCGGCGATCACCCCGGTCGACGAGCGCACGTCCGACGTCCGCTTCATGGTCTACATCGGCCGTACACCCGGCCGCGACGATGAGCGCGCCGAAGCCAAGGCCGAGCAGTTCGGCGCCGAGGTCATCCGCCAGTTCGCCCAGGACGTGCACATCTGGGCGCATCAGCGTTACTCCGATCCGCCCGCGCTGGCCACCGCCGAGTACGAAGGGTTCACCGCGCTGCGCAAGTGGGCCACCCAGTTCTATCCCGACGGCCGCGGCGGCAGCGCCGCGGACCTCCAATCAGCCGCTCCGGCAGGCACATCCGAGAAAGGCCGTCCCGAATGA
- a CDS encoding NAD(P)H-dependent flavin oxidoreductase, which produces MGNRIQTLLGVDYPVVQAPMTYIARAELAAAVSEAGGLDMIETLTDQGRADLLRVRELTDRPVAANLMIQGWKADPSIVDTLAAASVRHVFTSAGDPALFTARLHDAGMTVVHVVGSLKGAHKAADAGVDALVVEGVEGGGFKSMLGASTMVLLPLVAEHVDLPIIAAGGMCDAKSAAAALVLGAEGVQMGTRFLASLESAVHANFKDAIVAANDAGTVMLNVPGNPTMRVLHTGLAARVAAHDPNASLLGRITELYFDGDMDASVANTGQVSSRIQEVLPVTEIVRRTWTEIEAVLTTARTRL; this is translated from the coding sequence GTGGGAAACCGAATCCAGACGCTGCTCGGCGTCGACTATCCCGTCGTTCAGGCCCCGATGACCTACATCGCCCGCGCCGAACTCGCCGCCGCCGTGTCCGAGGCCGGCGGCCTCGACATGATCGAGACGCTCACCGATCAGGGCCGCGCCGATCTGCTGCGAGTACGTGAGCTCACCGACAGGCCGGTCGCGGCCAACCTGATGATCCAGGGTTGGAAGGCCGACCCCTCGATCGTCGACACGCTGGCCGCCGCCAGTGTGCGCCACGTGTTCACCTCGGCGGGCGATCCGGCGCTGTTCACCGCGCGGTTGCACGACGCGGGGATGACGGTCGTGCATGTGGTCGGGTCCCTCAAGGGGGCGCACAAGGCCGCCGACGCGGGCGTCGACGCGTTGGTGGTCGAAGGCGTGGAGGGCGGCGGGTTCAAGTCGATGCTCGGTGCGTCGACGATGGTGCTGCTGCCGCTCGTCGCCGAACACGTCGACCTGCCGATCATCGCGGCCGGCGGGATGTGCGACGCCAAGTCGGCGGCCGCCGCGCTGGTGCTGGGCGCCGAGGGCGTTCAGATGGGCACCCGGTTCCTGGCCAGCCTGGAGTCGGCCGTGCACGCGAACTTCAAGGACGCGATCGTCGCCGCCAACGACGCCGGCACGGTGATGCTCAACGTCCCGGGCAACCCCACGATGCGGGTGCTGCACACCGGCCTGGCCGCCCGGGTCGCCGCGCATGATCCGAACGCCTCGCTGCTGGGTCGGATCACCGAGCTGTACTTCGACGGCGACATGGACGCCAGCGTCGCCAACACCGGTCAGGTGTCCTCACGCATTCAGGAGGTACTGCCGGTCACCGAGATCGTGCGCCGGACGTGGACCGAGATCGAGGCGGTGTTGACCACCGCGCGCACGCGTCTCTAG
- a CDS encoding glycoside hydrolase family protein yields the protein MAVTVGLVATTVIGSDLAQHKRPRRVLAVATVTINPAPTTTAIADSDVYGMTQADVDKTMDTLRADNVKAVRLMVPWAGVEATHGVLDWRTVDKTVNSAASRGLAVVAMVNSTPRWAVGSGGQYLSGRPASPAAYGDFVAKVVTRYLGKIAAVEIWNEPNAITFYTPAPDPAGYAELLKAAYPKIKAIDPSIEVLGGSVGSVIDVNGMAINPVAFLTRMYAAGAGPYFDALTFHPYHYSLKFSAGVGIANSPVLQLMQMRQIMVANGDDAKKIWCTEYGQPVSSGGVARQTDYISDMLLKWQELPYTGPMFIYTTRDRHTGSIGAEDTVGIYNTNWTPKPAQATVRAGASGAIAKSAEFTRFAGYTDESAGTPLSPVYRTTDNVWAQVRTVDTVYETATGFVTSPNPVAIKAGLYVVSPKGPFADGYQDFNKTNGLRVWYSEATGAHSGSGNMAAAWVPELGLALTDEAGGLTGTTMQFQNGKITWTPWAGTQVTWNPGHGPGATPTTPSTSSTTTTSVPTTTSSNPPTTLPTSQPPVTPTPKPPAGNPIYAVLTLLGGLLGSLTGQR from the coding sequence ATGGCGGTGACCGTCGGACTGGTTGCCACCACCGTGATCGGCAGCGACCTCGCCCAGCACAAGCGCCCCCGGCGCGTGCTGGCGGTCGCCACCGTCACGATCAACCCCGCGCCGACGACCACGGCCATCGCCGACTCGGACGTCTACGGGATGACCCAGGCCGACGTCGACAAGACGATGGACACCCTGCGGGCCGACAACGTCAAGGCGGTCCGCCTGATGGTTCCGTGGGCCGGCGTGGAAGCGACCCACGGCGTGCTGGACTGGCGCACGGTCGACAAGACCGTCAACTCGGCCGCCTCCCGGGGCTTGGCCGTCGTCGCGATGGTGAACTCGACGCCGCGCTGGGCGGTCGGATCGGGCGGGCAGTACCTGAGCGGTCGGCCCGCGTCCCCGGCGGCGTACGGCGATTTCGTCGCGAAAGTCGTGACCCGATACCTGGGCAAAATCGCGGCGGTCGAAATTTGGAACGAACCGAATGCGATCACCTTTTATACGCCCGCCCCCGACCCCGCCGGTTATGCCGAGTTACTCAAGGCGGCGTATCCGAAAATCAAGGCGATCGATCCGTCCATCGAGGTGCTCGGCGGTTCCGTCGGATCGGTCATCGACGTCAACGGAATGGCGATCAATCCGGTCGCGTTTTTGACCCGCATGTACGCCGCGGGCGCCGGCCCGTATTTCGACGCGCTGACTTTCCATCCGTACCACTACAGCCTGAAGTTCTCCGCCGGCGTCGGCATCGCGAACTCGCCGGTTCTGCAGTTGATGCAGATGCGCCAGATCATGGTCGCCAACGGTGACGACGCCAAGAAGATCTGGTGCACCGAGTACGGCCAACCCGTCTCCAGCGGGGGAGTGGCCAGGCAGACCGACTACATCAGCGACATGCTGCTGAAGTGGCAGGAACTGCCCTACACCGGGCCGATGTTCATCTACACCACCCGCGACCGCCACACCGGCAGCATCGGTGCCGAGGACACCGTCGGCATCTACAACACCAACTGGACGCCCAAACCCGCGCAGGCGACGGTGCGTGCCGGTGCGTCGGGCGCCATCGCCAAGTCCGCCGAGTTCACCCGCTTCGCGGGCTACACCGACGAGTCCGCGGGCACGCCGCTGTCGCCGGTCTACCGGACCACCGACAACGTGTGGGCGCAGGTCCGCACCGTCGACACCGTCTATGAGACCGCGACCGGATTCGTCACCTCGCCCAACCCGGTGGCGATCAAGGCCGGCCTGTATGTGGTGAGCCCCAAAGGTCCGTTTGCCGACGGCTACCAGGACTTCAACAAGACCAACGGGCTGCGGGTCTGGTACTCGGAGGCCACGGGCGCGCATTCCGGCAGTGGCAACATGGCCGCCGCCTGGGTGCCCGAGCTCGGCCTCGCCCTGACCGACGAGGCGGGCGGGCTCACCGGAACGACCATGCAGTTCCAGAACGGCAAGATCACCTGGACACCGTGGGCGGGCACGCAGGTCACCTGGAACCCCGGGCACGGTCCGGGCGCCACCCCGACAACCCCGTCGACCTCCTCGACCACGACAACTTCCGTCCCCACGACGACTTCGTCGAACCCGCCGACAACGTTGCCGACATCACAGCCGCCGGTAACTCCCACACCGAAACCGCCAGCAGGCAATCCCATTTACGCGGTACTGACTCTGCTCGGTGGTTTGCTCGGCTCACTCACCGGTCAGCGATAA
- a CDS encoding enoyl-CoA hydratase/isomerase family protein — MPDYDYEEMKREAEQHIRFDKDRKNRIAYITFNRPEAQNSTTMGMRQLYADLIHKCNVDDDVKVVVIRGEGEDFGSGGDLPEQRDMLESPGMPLLHELAINDDDVRYPPGGSYRYLSTVTDFYAKARAGNRPLQELRKISIIEAKGYCYGWHFYQAGDADLVISSDDALFGHPAFRYVGWGPRLWWWAETMGLRKFSEMLFTGRPFSAKEMYECGFLNSVVPRDQLEAETEKYALACSKSRPTDTVAVQKTFLELYKQHKGEYFGSLLTGMVEGMLPLIQNDQQNDVDLTEGTFEKGLNNVVKDNDLNFPPEWRLSRSGRNKP, encoded by the coding sequence TTGCCCGACTACGACTACGAAGAGATGAAGCGCGAAGCCGAACAACACATCCGGTTCGACAAGGACCGGAAGAACCGGATCGCCTACATCACCTTCAACCGCCCGGAGGCGCAGAACTCCACCACGATGGGCATGCGCCAGCTCTATGCGGACCTGATTCACAAGTGCAACGTCGACGACGACGTCAAGGTGGTCGTCATCCGCGGCGAGGGCGAGGATTTCGGCAGCGGCGGCGACCTTCCCGAACAGCGCGACATGCTGGAGAGCCCGGGCATGCCGCTGCTGCACGAGTTGGCGATCAACGACGACGACGTCAGGTACCCGCCGGGCGGCTCCTACCGGTACCTGTCGACGGTGACCGACTTCTACGCCAAGGCGCGGGCCGGCAACCGGCCGCTGCAGGAGCTACGCAAGATCAGCATCATCGAGGCCAAGGGCTACTGCTACGGCTGGCACTTCTACCAGGCCGGTGACGCCGATCTCGTGATCTCGTCGGACGACGCGCTTTTCGGCCACCCCGCGTTCCGCTACGTCGGGTGGGGGCCGCGGCTGTGGTGGTGGGCCGAGACGATGGGCCTGCGCAAGTTCTCCGAGATGCTGTTCACCGGACGCCCGTTCAGCGCCAAAGAGATGTACGAGTGCGGCTTCCTCAACAGCGTGGTGCCCCGCGACCAGCTCGAAGCCGAGACCGAGAAGTACGCACTGGCGTGCTCGAAGTCGCGGCCGACCGACACCGTCGCGGTGCAGAAGACGTTCCTCGAGCTCTACAAGCAGCACAAGGGCGAGTACTTCGGCAGCCTGCTGACCGGCATGGTGGAGGGCATGCTGCCGTTGATCCAGAACGACCAGCAGAACGACGTCGACCTCACCGAAGGCACCTTCGAAAAGGGCCTCAACAACGTGGTCAAGGACAACGACCTGAACTTCCCGCCGGAGTGGCGGCTCAGCCGGTCGGGCCGCAACAAGCCCTGA
- a CDS encoding CaiB/BaiF CoA transferase family protein: MSALSGFRVVEVAEQVAGEYCGKLLADLGADVVKVERPGWGSPTRALAPRVGDGSALFAYLNTNKRSAELDLAGVHELIATADAVIDDHGETWAAAHGLTEAEVTGRHPGVVFCAVTPYGRTAPPEFDTAVSLNVFHAGGWGYHTPSHADPARPPLKGPGRFLADYEGALDAALCVASALFDRMHTGRGEFIDVSQQAVLVSRADCMLGRFLAGEIAPQNRRDDYDQAGPASFFACRDEFVYLYMTSRAHWLGLKTLMGSPDWLDEFADDWLEFGVTPQRVADFRRGFAAWMSSRPGVATAEQAQRLGVPLVPVNDAADLLNSPQYRHRRFFRDVTHPDLGRAAYPTAGYRLSASEDRSPVAAPTLGQHTAEVLAEARRPRTPPAVLAPQLKVPCRARGGPLQGVRVVELTKVWAGPYAGKLLAFLGAEVIKVENSRAPEEMRAYGGTDVNHAPYFLSINPEILSVDLDIKTRQGRDALCALIARSDIVLDNLRPGAMERQGLAHRDLVALKHDIISVSIKMWGNDGPLGHQTGYAPCFAALAGLASLVGYPGGPPLGASMRYGDSTVGAAAAFAAVAALLHRDRTGEGQFVDVSAVEVLSSMIGDCLFEQNLTGRLLGPDGNRHPDMAPHGCYPCVGDNWISIAVANDGQWHRLCAVLGADHLAADARYRDSATRHRNLDSLDADLSALTDCHDATDLAHRLRAAGVGAAKSATVTDVIGDELLWQRGAYRFVSDRLEGRRPVLGPPWRMSRPADIDTGAPDLGEHNDYVLGDIFGQQGARTT, encoded by the coding sequence GTGTCCGCGTTGAGCGGCTTCCGGGTCGTCGAGGTCGCCGAGCAGGTCGCAGGTGAGTACTGCGGCAAGCTGCTCGCCGATCTGGGAGCCGACGTCGTCAAAGTCGAGCGACCCGGGTGGGGCAGTCCCACCCGGGCGCTGGCGCCCCGAGTCGGCGACGGCAGCGCCCTGTTCGCCTACCTCAACACCAACAAGCGCTCGGCCGAGCTCGACCTGGCCGGCGTGCACGAGCTGATCGCCACCGCCGACGCCGTGATCGACGACCACGGCGAGACCTGGGCGGCCGCGCACGGGCTCACGGAGGCCGAGGTCACCGGCCGCCACCCCGGCGTGGTGTTCTGCGCGGTCACCCCGTACGGCCGCACCGCACCGCCGGAGTTCGACACTGCGGTGAGCCTGAACGTCTTTCACGCCGGCGGCTGGGGTTACCACACCCCCAGCCACGCCGACCCGGCCCGACCGCCGCTGAAGGGCCCCGGCCGCTTCCTCGCCGACTACGAGGGCGCGCTGGATGCCGCCCTTTGCGTCGCGTCGGCGTTGTTCGACCGCATGCACACCGGCCGCGGCGAGTTCATCGACGTGTCGCAGCAGGCAGTGCTGGTCTCGCGGGCCGACTGCATGCTGGGCCGGTTCCTCGCCGGTGAGATCGCGCCGCAGAACCGCCGCGACGACTACGACCAGGCCGGCCCGGCGTCGTTCTTCGCCTGCCGCGACGAGTTCGTCTACCTGTACATGACCAGCCGTGCGCACTGGCTCGGCCTGAAAACCTTGATGGGCTCGCCGGACTGGCTCGACGAATTCGCCGACGACTGGCTGGAATTCGGCGTCACGCCGCAGCGGGTGGCCGACTTCCGCCGCGGCTTCGCCGCCTGGATGAGCTCCCGACCCGGCGTGGCCACTGCCGAGCAGGCGCAGCGGCTGGGGGTCCCGCTGGTGCCGGTCAACGACGCCGCGGACCTCCTGAACTCGCCGCAGTATCGGCACCGCCGGTTCTTCCGCGACGTCACCCATCCGGACCTGGGCCGGGCCGCCTATCCCACCGCGGGATACCGGCTGAGCGCGTCGGAGGACCGAAGCCCGGTTGCCGCACCGACTCTCGGCCAACACACTGCGGAGGTACTTGCGGAAGCCCGCAGGCCGCGTACACCGCCAGCCGTGTTGGCGCCGCAACTCAAGGTGCCGTGCCGGGCGCGGGGTGGACCACTGCAGGGTGTCCGCGTGGTCGAGTTGACCAAGGTGTGGGCGGGGCCCTACGCGGGCAAGCTGCTGGCCTTCCTCGGCGCCGAGGTGATCAAGGTGGAGAACTCGCGGGCGCCGGAGGAGATGCGCGCGTACGGCGGCACCGACGTCAACCATGCGCCGTACTTCCTGAGCATCAACCCCGAGATTCTCAGCGTGGACCTCGACATCAAGACCCGCCAGGGCCGGGATGCCCTGTGCGCGTTGATCGCTCGCAGCGACATCGTGCTCGACAACCTGCGGCCCGGCGCCATGGAGCGGCAGGGACTCGCGCACCGCGACCTGGTGGCGCTCAAGCACGACATCATCTCGGTCTCCATCAAGATGTGGGGCAACGACGGTCCACTGGGTCACCAGACGGGGTACGCACCGTGCTTCGCCGCGCTGGCGGGTCTCGCCTCGCTCGTGGGCTATCCGGGCGGACCTCCCCTCGGCGCCAGCATGCGCTACGGCGACTCCACCGTCGGGGCGGCGGCGGCGTTCGCGGCCGTTGCGGCCCTGCTGCACCGGGACCGGACGGGCGAGGGCCAGTTCGTCGACGTGTCCGCGGTCGAGGTGCTGTCGTCGATGATCGGCGACTGCCTGTTCGAGCAGAACCTCACCGGCAGGCTGCTGGGCCCGGACGGCAACCGTCATCCGGACATGGCGCCGCACGGGTGCTATCCGTGCGTCGGCGATAACTGGATATCGATCGCCGTCGCCAATGACGGTCAATGGCACCGGCTGTGCGCCGTACTCGGCGCCGATCATCTCGCCGCCGATGCCCGTTACCGGGATTCGGCCACCCGGCATCGCAACCTCGACAGCCTCGATGCCGACCTGAGCGCGCTCACAGACTGCCACGACGCGACCGACCTCGCACACCGGCTGCGCGCCGCGGGTGTGGGCGCGGCCAAGAGCGCGACGGTCACCGACGTCATCGGCGACGAGTTGCTCTGGCAGCGCGGCGCGTACCGTTTCGTGTCGGACCGGCTGGAGGGCAGGCGGCCGGTACTCGGGCCGCCGTGGCGGATGTCGCGCCCGGCCGACATCGACACCGGCGCACCGGATCTGGGTGAACACAACGACTACGTGCTCGGCGACATCTTCGGGCAGCAGGGAGCGAGAACGACATGA
- a CDS encoding SDR family NAD(P)-dependent oxidoreductase, protein MTALAGTVALVTGASSGIGAATARALAAEGAAVALLARRRDRLTALADEITAGGGTAVAVTADVTDSEQVTAAVAATVEACGRLDVLVNNAGLLRMGPAAQAPLGDWDDLVSVNVRGVLYTTHAALPHLIAAAADSLRGVADVVTISSTGGRVARPGTAVYSLTKFGVNAFSEGIRQELIGSRVRVGIVGPGSVETEITDHLDADALAAQRARTAGVLKLEPEDVADAVTYMVTRNRRVAVNEILVRAAEQTW, encoded by the coding sequence ATGACCGCCCTGGCCGGGACGGTGGCGCTGGTGACCGGCGCCAGCAGTGGGATCGGTGCGGCGACCGCCCGCGCGTTGGCGGCCGAAGGCGCCGCGGTGGCGCTGCTGGCGCGGCGGCGAGACCGGCTGACTGCGCTGGCCGACGAGATCACGGCGGGCGGCGGCACCGCGGTGGCGGTCACCGCCGATGTGACGGATTCCGAACAGGTCACCGCCGCGGTGGCCGCCACCGTCGAGGCGTGCGGCCGCCTCGACGTGTTGGTGAACAACGCGGGCCTGTTGCGAATGGGCCCGGCCGCCCAAGCGCCGCTGGGCGACTGGGACGACCTCGTCTCGGTCAACGTGCGCGGCGTCCTGTACACCACCCACGCCGCGCTCCCCCACCTGATCGCCGCGGCGGCCGACTCCCTGCGAGGCGTGGCCGACGTCGTCACGATCAGCTCCACCGGAGGCCGCGTGGCCCGGCCGGGCACCGCCGTCTACTCGCTGACCAAGTTCGGCGTCAACGCGTTCAGCGAGGGCATCCGCCAGGAGTTGATCGGCAGCCGCGTGCGGGTGGGCATCGTCGGGCCGGGCAGCGTCGAGACCGAGATCACCGATCACCTTGACGCAGACGCACTCGCAGCACAGCGGGCGCGCACCGCCGGTGTGCTGAAGCTCGAACCCGAGGACGTCGCCGACGCGGTCACCTACATGGTCACCCGCAACCGGCGCGTCGCGGTCAATGAGATCCTCGTGCGCGCAGCGGAGCAGACGTGGTGA